In one Bradyrhizobium cosmicum genomic region, the following are encoded:
- a CDS encoding amidohydrolase family protein: protein MASYAHARASQPATPINFDVPAHACDCHTHIHGDVEKFPFFAGRVYTPGPASPEEMAALHKALHIERVVIVTPSVYGTDNSSTSFGIKARGATARGVAVIDDKTSEAQLDAMQADGFRGIRINLATDGINNPDVGRARFTAAVERMKARGWHVQLYATLPIISAIKDLVLASPVPAVFDHFGGAEASLGLEQPGFADLITLVKSGKAYVKISGAYRSSKLAPDYQDVAPYARALIAANADRVVWGTDWPHPDSVPLPGRKASDLAPFYPIDDGRLLNQLPVWAPDADVRKKILVDNPARLYGF from the coding sequence ATGGCCAGCTACGCCCACGCCCGCGCATCACAGCCCGCGACGCCGATCAACTTCGACGTCCCGGCGCATGCCTGCGACTGCCACACGCACATTCATGGCGACGTCGAGAAGTTTCCGTTCTTTGCTGGACGCGTCTACACGCCGGGGCCGGCTTCGCCGGAGGAAATGGCCGCCCTGCACAAGGCACTCCATATCGAGCGCGTCGTGATCGTGACGCCGAGCGTCTATGGCACCGACAACTCCTCCACTTCGTTCGGCATCAAGGCGCGCGGCGCGACTGCGCGCGGGGTTGCTGTGATCGACGACAAGACGAGCGAGGCGCAACTCGATGCGATGCAGGCGGACGGCTTCCGCGGCATCCGTATCAATCTTGCGACCGACGGCATCAACAATCCCGATGTCGGACGCGCTCGCTTCACCGCCGCGGTCGAACGCATGAAGGCGCGCGGCTGGCACGTGCAGCTCTACGCCACGCTGCCGATCATCTCGGCGATCAAGGATCTGGTGCTGGCTTCGCCGGTGCCTGCCGTGTTCGATCACTTCGGCGGCGCCGAGGCTTCACTCGGGCTGGAACAGCCGGGATTTGCCGACCTGATCACGCTCGTCAAATCCGGCAAGGCTTATGTCAAGATCTCCGGCGCCTATCGCTCGTCGAAGCTCGCACCTGATTATCAGGACGTGGCGCCCTACGCGCGTGCGTTGATCGCGGCGAACGCGGACCGCGTCGTGTGGGGAACCGACTGGCCTCATCCCGATTCGGTTCCGTTGCCCGGGCGGAAGGCCTCCGACCTCGCGCCGTTCTATCCGATCGACGACGGCCGCCTGCTGAATCAGTTGCCGGTGTGGGCACCGGATGCGGATGTGCGCAAGAAGATCCTGGTCGACAATCCGGCGCGACTTTACGGGTTCTGA
- a CDS encoding TolC family outer membrane protein has protein sequence MIGRAARAGRVMTRHRSGVGPVLATWTALALCCALPAAAWAEALPEALAKAYQTNPQLNAERARQRATDENVPQALAGYRPQIVASLSAGLQSVRNLLPDNTIQTANLKPWVIGVTVTQTLFNGFRTANNVRAAELQVQSGREALRNVGQGVLLDAVTAYTNVLANQSLVEAQRSNVAFLRETLSVTQRRLNAGDVTPTDSAQAEARLNRGLSDLNAAEVALAVSQAVYAQVIGNAPSQLRAAEVVDRYLPKSREDALTMAIRQHPAVMAAGFDVDVASTNIRLAEGTLLPSATIQGSASKSRNNDPTLGTFAEDQASVVANVTVPIYDGGQAAAQTRQAKEITAQSRLVLDQVRNQARTAATSAWVANEGAKIAVSASESEVKAATVALQGVQREAAGGQRTTVDVLNSQADLIQAKARLISALRDRVIASYTLLSAVGHLDVKTLSLNTPDYLPEVHYQQVRDAWHGLRTPSGQ, from the coding sequence ATGATTGGGCGTGCCGCCAGAGCTGGTCGCGTGATGACGCGGCATCGATCGGGCGTGGGTCCTGTGCTTGCGACATGGACCGCGCTGGCGCTTTGTTGCGCCCTGCCCGCCGCCGCATGGGCGGAAGCCCTGCCCGAGGCGCTCGCCAAGGCCTACCAGACCAATCCGCAGCTCAACGCCGAACGCGCGCGGCAACGCGCGACCGACGAGAACGTGCCGCAGGCACTCGCCGGCTACCGGCCGCAGATCGTGGCGAGCCTCAGCGCCGGCCTGCAATCGGTTCGCAATCTGCTGCCCGACAACACCATCCAGACCGCGAATTTGAAGCCGTGGGTGATTGGCGTCACCGTGACGCAGACCCTGTTCAACGGCTTCCGTACCGCCAACAACGTGCGAGCTGCGGAGCTCCAGGTGCAGTCCGGCCGCGAGGCGCTGCGCAATGTCGGCCAGGGCGTGCTGCTCGACGCGGTCACCGCCTACACCAACGTGCTGGCCAACCAGTCGCTGGTCGAGGCGCAGCGCTCCAACGTCGCGTTCCTGCGCGAAACGCTCTCGGTCACCCAGCGCCGCCTCAATGCCGGTGACGTCACGCCGACCGACAGCGCACAGGCCGAAGCGCGACTCAACCGCGGCCTCTCCGATCTCAACGCCGCGGAAGTCGCGCTCGCGGTGAGCCAGGCGGTCTACGCGCAGGTGATCGGCAACGCGCCGTCGCAGCTTCGGGCCGCCGAGGTCGTCGATCGCTATCTGCCGAAGAGCCGCGAGGACGCGCTGACCATGGCGATCCGCCAGCACCCGGCGGTGATGGCGGCGGGCTTCGACGTCGATGTCGCCTCGACCAACATCCGCCTCGCCGAGGGCACACTGCTGCCGAGCGCCACCATTCAGGGCAGCGCCAGCAAGAGCCGCAACAACGACCCCACGCTCGGCACCTTTGCCGAAGATCAGGCCTCGGTCGTCGCCAATGTCACCGTGCCGATCTACGACGGCGGCCAGGCCGCCGCGCAGACCCGGCAGGCCAAGGAGATCACGGCGCAGAGCCGGCTCGTGCTCGACCAGGTTCGCAACCAGGCGCGCACGGCCGCGACCAGCGCGTGGGTTGCCAATGAAGGCGCCAAGATCGCGGTCTCGGCCTCGGAGTCCGAGGTGAAGGCCGCGACCGTCGCGCTGCAGGGCGTGCAGCGCGAAGCCGCCGGCGGCCAGCGCACCACGGTGGATGTGCTGAACTCGCAGGCCGATCTCATCCAGGCCAAGGCCCGCCTGATCAGCGCACTGCGCGACCGCGTCATCGCCTCCTACACGCTGCTGAGCGCGGTCGGTCATCTCGACGTCAAGACCCTGAGCCTGAACACGCCGGACTACCTGCCCGAGGTGCACTACCAGCAGGTCCGCGATGCCTGGCACGGCCTGCGCACGCCGTCGGGGCAGTGA